One window of Triticum dicoccoides isolate Atlit2015 ecotype Zavitan chromosome 5A, WEW_v2.0, whole genome shotgun sequence genomic DNA carries:
- the LOC119300930 gene encoding cyclin-dependent kinase B1-1-like — protein MEKYEKLEKVGEGTYGKVYKARVAATGQLVALKKTRLEMDEEGIPPTALREISLLRLLSASLYVVRLLSVEQVTKPCGKTVLYLVFEFLDTDLKKFVDGFRKGPSPRPLPTQVVKSFLYQLCKGTAHCHGHGVLHRDLKPQNLLIDKEKGVLKIADLGLSRAFTVPMKSYTHEIVTLWYRAPEVLLGATHYSTGVDIWSIGCIFAEMVRKQALFPGDSELQQLLHIFRLLGTPNEEKWPGVCALRDWHDYPQWKPQHLSRAVPTLEPEGLDLLGKMLQFDPANRISAKAAMDHPYFDSLDKSQF, from the exons ATGGAGAAGTACGAGAAGCTGGAGAAGGTGGGGGAGGGCACCTACGGCAAGGTGTACAAGGCGCGGGTGGCGGCGACGGGGCAGCTGGTGGCGCTCAAGAAGACCCGCCTCGAGATGGACGAGGAGGGGATCCCGCCCACGGCGCTGCGCGAGATctccctcctccgcctcctctccGCCTCCCTCTACGTCGTCCGCCTCCTCTCCGTGGAGCAGGTCACCAAGCCCTGCGGCAAGACCGTCCTCTACCTCGTCTTCGAGTTCCTCGACACCGACCTCAAGAAGTTCGTCGACGGCTTCCGCAAGGGGCCCTCGCCCAGGCCGCTCCCCACCCAGGTCGTCAAG AGTTTCTTGTACCAGTTATGCAAAGGAACTGCGCATTGCCATGGCCATGGCGTCCTTCACAG GGATTTAAAGCCACAAAACTTGTTGATCGACAAGGAGAAAGGGGTACTGAAAATTGCTGATCTTGGGCTAAGCAGAGCTTTTACTGTTCCCATGAAAAGTTACACCCATGAG ATTGTGACACTCTGGTATAGAGCTCCTGAAGTTTTACTTGGAGCCACACATTACTCAACTGGTGTTGACATTTGGTCCATCGGTTGCATCTTTG CTGAAATGGTCAGAAAACAAGCTCTTTTTCCTGGCGACTCTGAGTTGCAACAGCTGCTTCACATTTTCAG GTTGTTGGGGACTCCTAATGAAGAGAAGTGGCCTGGAGTATGTGCTCTGAGAGACTGGCATGACTACCCACAGTGGAAGCCACAACATTTGTCACGTGCAGTTCCAACACTggagcctgaaggactcgacctgtTAGGG AAAATGCTTCAGTTTGATCCAGCGAACAGGATCTCAGCTAAAGCGGCAATGGACCATCCCTACTTCGACAGCCTCGACAAGTCCCAGTTCTAG
- the LOC119297197 gene encoding uncharacterized protein LOC119297197 translates to MSFLRLLPQRLPQFVSQVERDVETVINVLQPGPTGIVEHKFTDAEIREAKGTVRSAVQNWRRNWNLERNLATGSFGKSK, encoded by the exons ATGTCCTTCCTGAGACTGTTACCTCAAAGGTTGCCCCAGTTTGTTAG TCAGGTGGAGCGAGATGTTGAGACTGTAATCAATGTTCTGCAGCCAGGTCCAACAGGAATCGTGGAGCATAAATTCACTGATGCAGAGATCCGCGAGGCGAAAGGCACAGTAAGGAGCGCAGTCCAGAACTGGCGAAGGAACTGGAATTTGGAGAGAAATCTTGCCACTGGTTCTTTTGGTAAATCGAAGTAA